One window from the genome of Nitrososphaerota archaeon encodes:
- a CDS encoding metallophosphoesterase: MKKFLIFFISDIHGSEECFKKFINAGKFYKANVLILGGDITGKTITPIFKEANGTFSCKFLGESLKINTDEKLEILIQKIRSIGSYPYVTTTSEWKEISEDQKRMDELFNNLMKETLRRWIKIADERLKGTEIKCYVSPGNDDSFSIDPILEESECIINPNEKIIEIDQDLEMISLGYSNITPWKCPRDITEEELSMKIEELVSNLKNVEKSIFNIHVPPYGTSIDSAPELDEEMRPKLEPGGGIRMIPVGSTAVREAILKYQPLLGLHGHIHEAKGFFKLGRTLCLNPGSEYLERILRGVLIQISNSKIKDFMFTAG; the protein is encoded by the coding sequence ATGAAGAAATTCCTTATTTTTTTTATTTCAGATATTCATGGTTCAGAAGAATGTTTTAAAAAATTTATTAATGCAGGTAAATTTTATAAAGCAAATGTATTAATACTTGGAGGAGATATTACTGGTAAAACTATTACTCCAATTTTTAAAGAAGCAAACGGTACTTTTTCATGTAAATTTTTAGGAGAATCTTTAAAAATAAATACTGATGAAAAATTGGAAATTCTAATACAAAAAATTAGATCGATAGGATCTTACCCTTATGTTACAACAACATCAGAATGGAAAGAAATTTCTGAAGACCAGAAAAGAATGGATGAGTTATTTAATAATTTAATGAAAGAAACGTTAAGAAGATGGATAAAAATTGCTGATGAAAGATTAAAAGGAACAGAAATAAAATGTTATGTTTCTCCTGGAAATGATGATAGTTTTTCGATAGATCCTATACTTGAAGAGTCTGAATGTATTATTAATCCGAATGAGAAAATTATTGAAATAGACCAAGATTTAGAAATGATCAGTCTTGGATATTCAAATATTACTCCATGGAAATGCCCCAGGGATATTACTGAAGAAGAATTATCTATGAAAATAGAAGAATTGGTATCAAATCTTAAAAATGTTGAAAAATCAATATTTAATATTCATGTTCCACCTTATGGGACAAGTATAGATTCTGCACCAGAGCTTGATGAAGAAATGAGACCAAAATTGGAACCAGGCGGTGGAATTAGAATGATACCTGTTGGTAGTACAGCAGTTCGTGAAGCAATTTTAAAGTACCAACCATTGTTAGGTTTACATGGTCATATACATGAAGCAAAAGGTTTCTTTAAACTTGGTAGAACACTATGTTTAAATCCGGGTAGTGAATATTTAGAAAGAATACTTAGAGGAGTTTTAATACAAATATCTAATAGTAAAATAAAAGATTTTATGTTTACAGCAGGTTGA
- a CDS encoding APC family permease: MGKEVFVRKASGLIRNISAWDAMIFNIMVMAPMAILVYGVWASVCYPGVHLPTTALLAIPISILVGLFYALFSVAMPRSGGDYVWVSRILHPSLGFMINFYLFLIVLSVAGAYIPWFTNWALASILEVNGLTEAATFVSTTEFSFIFAAIFYILCAVIISRGAKITIKVLWVFFILVIISLAIYAGVLLTTGPTKFAENFNALSGMNYDEVIKAAIEEGYPGEFTMTATLLGLAFTYINFLGFHCSIYLSGEIKEVHKAQFIAIIGAIVLFGFIDWLAYQAAYEGMGGLFLGALSYLYAIGSPRYTLSFDPFFMFLFRYSADPILYTIMMIGWSAMVLGAILTYIALGVRLVFAWAFDRVVPVALSKVDMRYHTPYMALIFVTIVAIVLQAAWLWTPLLSYFAYIVASWMVFQIIAAIAAILFPYRRKDIYEAAPSIVRSKIGPIPLLSLLGALTIIPSVWLGYASLSPAMIGTIDPSVLTFTIGLFFVGLILYFISSIYHRKTGIPLELSFKEIPPE; the protein is encoded by the coding sequence ATGGGAAAAGAAGTTTTTGTAAGAAAAGCATCAGGTTTAATTAGAAATATATCTGCATGGGATGCTATGATATTCAACATAATGGTCATGGCTCCAATGGCTATTCTTGTATATGGAGTTTGGGCATCTGTTTGCTATCCTGGAGTACATTTACCAACAACTGCACTTTTAGCAATTCCAATAAGCATACTTGTAGGTCTTTTTTATGCACTATTTTCAGTAGCTATGCCACGTTCTGGTGGAGACTATGTATGGGTTAGTAGAATTTTACACCCTTCTCTTGGTTTTATGATAAACTTTTATCTATTTTTGATAGTATTAAGTGTTGCAGGAGCATATATTCCATGGTTTACTAATTGGGCATTAGCATCAATACTTGAAGTTAATGGGCTTACAGAAGCTGCAACTTTTGTATCCACAACAGAATTCTCATTTATCTTTGCCGCTATTTTCTATATATTATGTGCTGTTATCATATCTAGAGGGGCAAAAATAACGATAAAAGTACTTTGGGTCTTTTTCATATTAGTTATTATAAGCTTAGCAATTTACGCAGGAGTTTTATTAACAACAGGCCCTACTAAGTTTGCAGAAAACTTTAATGCCCTATCAGGTATGAATTATGATGAAGTTATAAAAGCAGCAATAGAAGAAGGATATCCTGGAGAATTCACAATGACAGCAACACTTTTAGGATTAGCTTTTACTTATATCAACTTTCTTGGATTTCATTGTTCCATATATCTTTCAGGTGAAATTAAGGAAGTCCATAAAGCCCAATTCATTGCAATAATTGGAGCTATTGTTTTATTTGGTTTTATTGATTGGTTAGCTTACCAAGCAGCATATGAAGGTATGGGTGGTTTATTCCTCGGAGCTTTATCATACTTATATGCTATAGGTTCTCCTAGATATACACTTTCATTCGATCCATTTTTCATGTTTCTATTTAGGTACTCTGCAGACCCAATTTTATATACAATAATGATGATTGGTTGGTCAGCAATGGTTTTAGGAGCAATACTTACATATATAGCATTAGGTGTTAGATTAGTTTTTGCATGGGCATTCGATAGGGTCGTACCGGTCGCTCTTTCAAAAGTGGATATGCGTTACCATACTCCATACATGGCATTAATCTTTGTAACAATTGTAGCAATAGTTCTTCAAGCAGCATGGCTTTGGACGCCTTTACTTAGTTATTTTGCATATATAGTTGCTAGTTGGATGGTATTTCAAATAATTGCAGCTATTGCAGCAATACTATTCCCGTATCGTAGGAAAGACATATATGAAGCAGCACCATCAATAGTAAGATCAAAAATAGGGCCAATCCCATTATTATCGCTTCTAGGAGCATTAACAATAATACCCTCAGTATGGCTTGGATATGCAAGTTTATCTCCAGCAATGATAGGAACTATAGACCCAAGTGTATTAACATTTACAATAGGTTTATTCTTCGTAGGATTGATACTTTACTTCATTTCATCAATATATCATAGAAAGACCGGAATTCCATTAGAATTATCATTTAAGGAAATTCCACCAGAATAA
- a CDS encoding iron-containing alcohol dehydrogenase: MLPIKNFEFRIPQRIIYGIGCYKKIIELVKEMNSRNILLVTGKKVIETNYVKEIIESIKKMNINIEIFNEIPKEPEMDFVYNGLKIYEEKNCELIIAIGGGSVLDTAKGIALLATNGGSLRDYEGLEKIPKSQAPLIAVPTTAGTGSEVTKFTVITDTERKRKMLIGSVNIIPKIAIVDPLLTISMPQDITMSTGMDALTHAIEAYISIKAQPITDLLAIEAIKLISKYLRRAWANGEDIEAREKVMLGSLLAGLAFSNSSVALAHGMARPLGAYFNIPHGLSNAILLPHVMEFTYISNPEKFMNIASCMSEKIDGLPLIEAAKLSIEAVKKICKDIKVPSLKNIGIKEEELNKLAPKMAEEAIASGSPANNPRKATIEEIVEIYKKAFHGF; encoded by the coding sequence ATGTTGCCCATAAAGAATTTTGAATTTAGAATTCCTCAAAGAATCATATATGGAATAGGATGCTATAAAAAAATAATCGAATTAGTTAAGGAAATGAATTCAAGAAATATTTTATTAGTTACTGGGAAAAAAGTTATTGAAACAAATTATGTAAAAGAAATAATAGAATCTATTAAAAAAATGAATATAAATATAGAAATTTTTAATGAAATTCCAAAAGAACCAGAAATGGATTTTGTATATAATGGATTAAAAATATATGAAGAAAAAAATTGCGAATTAATAATTGCAATTGGTGGTGGAAGCGTATTAGACACTGCTAAAGGAATAGCTTTACTTGCTACTAATGGGGGTTCTTTAAGAGATTATGAAGGATTAGAAAAAATTCCTAAATCACAAGCTCCATTAATAGCTGTTCCTACAACTGCTGGAACAGGAAGTGAAGTTACAAAATTTACAGTAATCACTGATACTGAAAGGAAAAGAAAAATGCTTATTGGGAGTGTAAATATTATTCCAAAAATTGCTATTGTAGATCCTTTATTAACTATTTCAATGCCTCAAGATATAACTATGTCAACTGGTATGGATGCTTTAACTCATGCAATAGAAGCATACATATCGATTAAGGCTCAACCAATTACTGATTTGCTTGCAATTGAAGCAATTAAACTTATATCTAAATATTTAAGACGTGCATGGGCAAATGGTGAAGATATTGAAGCTAGAGAGAAAGTTATGCTAGGTTCTCTTTTAGCAGGATTAGCATTTAGTAATTCTTCTGTAGCTCTAGCACATGGAATGGCTCGTCCATTAGGAGCGTACTTTAATATTCCTCATGGATTATCTAATGCTATTCTTCTTCCACATGTAATGGAATTTACATATATTAGCAATCCTGAAAAATTTATGAATATAGCTTCATGTATGAGTGAAAAAATAGATGGATTACCTTTAATCGAAGCTGCTAAACTTTCAATTGAAGCTGTTAAAAAAATTTGTAAAGATATCAAAGTACCATCTTTAAAAAATATTGGAATAAAAGAAGAAGAATTAAATAAGCTCGCTCCAAAAATGGCTGAAGAAGCTATTGCAAGTGGAAGTCCAGCAAATAATCCTAGAAAAGCTACTATTGAAGAAATTGTTGAAATTTATAAAAAAGCTTTTCATGGATTTTAG
- a CDS encoding HIT domain-containing protein — protein MKQLWAPWRMSYILSKKPRECFFCKASKEKRDMENYVLYRGKKCFIMLNAFPYNNGHLMIAPYNHIEDIEKMNNEEIVEMMNLLKISIKLLNRVFKPHGFNIGFNLGKIAGAGERHIHMHVVPRWMGDTNFMPIIANTKVISDSLKHSYQELIKNLKYVI, from the coding sequence ATGAAACAATTGTGGGCGCCTTGGAGAATGTCTTATATATTAAGTAAAAAGCCTAGAGAATGCTTTTTCTGTAAAGCTTCTAAAGAAAAAAGAGATATGGAAAACTATGTTTTATATCGTGGAAAAAAATGCTTTATAATGTTAAATGCTTTTCCTTATAATAATGGACATTTAATGATTGCTCCCTATAATCATATTGAAGACATTGAAAAAATGAATAATGAAGAAATTGTTGAAATGATGAATTTATTAAAAATTTCAATAAAGCTTTTAAATAGAGTATTTAAACCGCATGGTTTTAATATAGGTTTTAATTTAGGGAAAATAGCTGGCGCTGGTGAAAGACACATACATATGCATGTAGTTCCAAGATGGATGGGGGATACAAATTTTATGCCAATAATAGCTAATACTAAAGTAATTTCAGATAGTTTGAAGCATTCTTATCAAGAATTAATTAAAAATTTAAAATATGTTATTTAG
- the amrS gene encoding AmmeMemoRadiSam system radical SAM enzyme, protein MVKEFFPYDKSVIKEAYLYEKIKGNKVKCLSCERRCIIDDNQYGFCRTKINFSGKLYTIVYGDISAIESRPIEIKPFFHYWPGSTALTFSTWSCNFNCLWCQNYHLSKTFPNPLKSNYISPEEMVDIAIKNNDEGLCVSFQEPTLLLEYSIDVFSLAKKNNLYCCYVSNGYMTLEALKLLKDSGMNGLKIDVKGDYETYEKYCGGANLDIVWRNSREAKKMGMHIEIVNLIVTNVNDSENQINELIERHLKEVGEDTPLHFTRYYPAYKFHNPPTKIEILEKARDKALKMGIKYAYIGNVPGHPYENTYCPNCKKCVIKRYGYKVLKYDIKNGKCPDCGYSISISGKYCGK, encoded by the coding sequence ATGGTGAAAGAATTTTTTCCATACGATAAAAGTGTTATTAAAGAAGCGTATCTTTATGAAAAAATTAAGGGTAATAAAGTTAAATGTCTTTCTTGTGAACGTAGATGTATTATAGATGATAATCAATATGGTTTTTGTCGTACAAAAATAAATTTTTCAGGAAAATTATATACTATTGTTTATGGAGATATAAGTGCTATCGAAAGTAGACCAATAGAAATAAAGCCATTCTTTCATTATTGGCCAGGATCGACTGCTTTAACTTTTTCAACATGGAGTTGTAATTTTAATTGTTTATGGTGTCAAAATTATCATTTATCAAAAACTTTTCCAAATCCTTTAAAATCAAATTATATATCACCTGAAGAAATGGTTGATATAGCAATAAAAAATAATGATGAGGGATTATGTGTTAGTTTTCAAGAACCTACTTTATTACTTGAATATTCAATAGATGTTTTTTCTTTAGCTAAGAAAAATAATCTTTATTGTTGTTATGTAAGTAATGGTTATATGACTTTAGAAGCATTAAAATTACTTAAAGATTCTGGAATGAATGGTTTAAAAATAGATGTTAAAGGAGATTATGAAACATATGAAAAATATTGTGGCGGAGCGAATCTTGATATTGTTTGGAGAAATTCAAGAGAAGCAAAGAAAATGGGAATGCATATTGAAATAGTTAATTTAATTGTAACAAATGTGAATGATTCTGAGAATCAAATAAATGAATTGATTGAAAGACATTTAAAAGAAGTTGGTGAAGATACTCCTTTGCATTTTACAAGATATTATCCGGCTTATAAATTCCATAATCCTCCAACAAAGATAGAAATTCTTGAAAAAGCTAGAGATAAAGCTTTGAAAATGGGTATAAAATATGCTTATATTGGAAATGTTCCAGGTCATCCTTATGAAAATACTTATTGTCCAAATTGTAAAAAATGTGTAATAAAAAGATATGGTTATAAAGTTTTAAAATACGATATAAAAAATGGAAAGTGCCCCGATTGCGGTTATTCTATTTCAATATCTGGCAAATATTGTGGAAAATAA
- a CDS encoding pyridoxal phosphate-dependent aminotransferase, translated as MERNYLSPPPPPPAIRAAMVKVAERLDKKLPLYDFSSGNVGRLPSKIKLFKEFKIDINNEVHESLLSIAEGLVEGIIESFYPEPKGLSYSPTGGLPYIKRLVLQYFKEIHGVPLLNEDINRVTVTAGGQQALISSLRSLKKNTRLLMLRWDYDATSSTAKSHELIEIRVNINEDLTIDLSDLESKVAKDSVFYLSMPNNPTGYTNPSDLKNIVEIMAENNGGVIWDAPYIFTILRLSNNKAIFDESFLMKNFEKFKEVVRKYHEYMCILSSLSKTCLIAGLRFGMAFSCEEWINNMEAIIGRESLSSPTPSFIIGSAILKHFLKNPISHKWTCNLLANRLTILIEEIGDYLLLPGNGAFGALYAIVKTPMDGEKFSSMLIDKYGIVTIPGEAFYGEPVNAIRLSLVSLPWTEGDQEWIKSVRELKKAITNIK; from the coding sequence ATGGAACGCAATTATTTATCTCCACCTCCACCTCCTCCAGCAATTCGTGCAGCCATGGTTAAAGTAGCAGAGAGACTAGATAAAAAACTTCCATTATATGATTTTAGTAGTGGAAACGTTGGAAGATTACCTTCAAAAATAAAATTATTTAAAGAATTCAAGATAGATATTAATAATGAAGTACATGAAAGTTTATTATCTATTGCAGAAGGATTAGTGGAAGGCATTATAGAATCTTTTTATCCAGAACCTAAAGGTTTAAGTTATAGTCCAACAGGTGGATTGCCATACATTAAAAGGCTTGTATTACAATATTTTAAAGAAATACATGGAGTACCATTATTAAATGAAGATATTAATAGAGTAACTGTGACCGCAGGTGGTCAGCAAGCATTAATTTCATCCTTAAGATCCCTTAAAAAGAATACAAGATTATTAATGTTAAGATGGGATTACGATGCAACTTCAAGTACAGCAAAATCACATGAATTAATAGAAATTAGAGTAAATATTAATGAAGATTTAACAATTGATTTATCAGATTTAGAAAGTAAAGTAGCTAAAGATTCTGTATTTTATTTAAGTATGCCTAATAATCCTACTGGTTATACAAACCCAAGCGATTTAAAGAATATCGTTGAAATAATGGCTGAAAATAATGGTGGAGTTATTTGGGATGCACCATACATATTTACAATATTAAGATTAAGCAATAATAAAGCTATATTTGATGAAAGTTTTCTTATGAAAAATTTTGAAAAATTTAAAGAAGTAGTAAGAAAATATCATGAATATATGTGTATATTATCAAGTTTATCTAAAACATGCTTAATAGCTGGATTAAGGTTTGGAATGGCATTTTCATGTGAAGAATGGATAAATAATATGGAAGCAATTATAGGCAGAGAAAGTTTAAGTAGTCCTACACCCTCATTTATAATTGGATCAGCAATTTTAAAACATTTCTTAAAAAATCCTATATCCCATAAATGGACATGTAATCTTCTAGCAAATAGATTAACAATTCTTATAGAAGAAATAGGAGATTATCTTCTATTACCTGGTAATGGAGCATTTGGAGCATTGTATGCAATTGTTAAAACACCGATGGATGGTGAAAAATTTTCATCAATGCTCATAGATAAGTATGGGATTGTAACAATACCTGGTGAGGCATTTTATGGAGAACCAGTGAATGCGATTAGATTATCTCTTGTTTCATTACCATGGACTGAAGGAGATCAAGAATGGATAAAAAGTGTTAGAGAATTAAAAAAAGCGATAACAAATATTAAATAA